One window from the genome of [Clostridium] celerecrescens 18A encodes:
- a CDS encoding isoprenyl transferase produces the protein MDKMNENMVIPEHVAIILDGNGRWAKKRGLPRSVGHKEGCVTVERTVEDAARLGIKYLTVYGFSTENWKRTTDEVGALMQLFRYYMVRLLKIAKANNVRVKMIGDKDRFDQDIIEGIGKLVEETKDNTGLTFIIAVNYGGRDEIVRAARKLMKDSAEGKLLPENMTEEVFSSYLDTEGLPDPDLLIRTSGELRLSNYLLWQLAYTELYVTDCFWPDFNMDEMKKAIAAYNSRERRFGGVK, from the coding sequence ATGGACAAAATGAATGAGAATATGGTGATTCCGGAGCATGTGGCTATTATATTGGATGGCAATGGCAGATGGGCAAAAAAACGTGGGCTTCCAAGAAGCGTGGGCCATAAAGAAGGATGCGTGACCGTAGAAAGAACGGTAGAGGATGCAGCAAGGCTTGGAATAAAGTATCTGACGGTTTATGGTTTTTCAACGGAAAACTGGAAACGTACCACAGATGAAGTGGGAGCCTTAATGCAGCTGTTCCGCTATTATATGGTCAGGCTTTTGAAGATCGCCAAAGCCAATAATGTGCGTGTAAAGATGATCGGTGATAAGGATCGGTTTGACCAGGATATTATAGAGGGAATCGGTAAGCTGGTGGAAGAGACGAAAGATAATACAGGTCTTACCTTTATTATTGCTGTTAATTACGGCGGCCGTGATGAGATTGTTCGTGCTGCAAGGAAACTCATGAAGGATTCGGCAGAAGGAAAGCTTTTGCCGGAGAATATGACGGAAGAAGTTTTTTCTTCTTATCTGGACACGGAAGGACTTCCGGACCCGGATCTTCTTATACGCACCAGCGGGGAACTGCGGCTTTCCAATTATCTGCTGTGGCAGCTGGCCTATACGGAACTCTATGTTACGGATTGCTTTTGGCCTGATTTTAATATGGATGAAATGAAAAAGGCAATTGCTGCGTACAATAGTAGGGAACGAAGATTTGGGGGAGTGAAGTGA
- the pyrH gene encoding UMP kinase — MNPRRVLLKLSGEALAGANKTGFDEATVKEVARQVKISVDAGVEVGIVIGGGNFWRGRTSDAIDRPKADQIGMLATIMNCIYVSEIFRNAGMSTQILTPFECGSMTELFSKDRANRYFDEGKVVFFAGGTGHPYFSTDTGIALRAIEMEADYILLAKSIDGVYDSDPKTNPNAVKYEKISIQEVIEKQLGVIDLTASIMCMENKMPLAVFSLNEKDGIANAMQGKINGTIVTA, encoded by the coding sequence ATGAATCCAAGACGTGTATTATTAAAGCTTAGTGGCGAAGCTCTTGCTGGTGCGAATAAGACGGGCTTTGACGAAGCGACTGTTAAGGAGGTCGCACGGCAGGTTAAAATATCCGTAGATGCAGGTGTCGAAGTAGGCATTGTCATTGGCGGAGGTAACTTCTGGAGAGGCAGAACCAGCGATGCCATTGACCGTCCTAAGGCGGATCAGATTGGTATGCTTGCTACAATAATGAACTGCATTTATGTTTCAGAGATTTTCCGTAATGCCGGGATGAGTACACAGATACTAACCCCGTTTGAGTGTGGTTCCATGACAGAACTTTTTTCCAAGGATAGGGCTAACCGATATTTTGATGAGGGTAAAGTTGTATTTTTTGCCGGAGGAACAGGCCATCCTTATTTTTCAACCGATACAGGCATTGCGCTTCGCGCCATTGAAATGGAGGCAGATTATATTTTACTGGCAAAATCCATTGACGGTGTATATGACAGTGATCCGAAGACAAATCCCAATGCTGTTAAATATGAGAAGATTTCCATTCAGGAGGTCATCGAGAAGCAGCTTGGTGTCATTGATTTAACGGCTTCCATCATGTGTATGGAAAATAAAATGCCCCTTGCGGTATTTAGTTTAAATGAAAAAGATGGCATTGCCAATGCAATGCAGGGAAAAATAAACGGTACCATAGTTACCGCATAA
- a CDS encoding PolC-type DNA polymerase III, producing MSKRFLEVFPSLHITEELRELLNLVEVEKVALGRDRSSIRIYLMSPRLIHKQNIYGLEKGIKDQLFPSKRITIKIIERFRLSGQYTPQKLLKAYKESLLMELKNYSIIEYNMFRKAEFQFPEPDLLKMTVEDTIVTHEKAGDLKRVLEKIFQERCSLPVEVQYEYVEPKENELAKQKELQMQREVAEIVSRTSFAIKNDEDQIEYGAGTGEGAGGPSMADGISLDALTAEYTAFAPADQASKAPAPALRMGGKKEAAKTGDSDSGKKEWKDFKKGSGSYGRRSDNPDVLYGRDFDGEIIEIEKIDGEIGEVAIRGKILTVDSRELRSQKTIMIFDVTDFTDTITVKMFAREEQIDDLKAAVVQGSFIRIKGVTTIDKFDGELTLGSVVGIKKSEDFTGKRVDNSLEKRVELHCHTKMSDMDGVSEVKDIVKRAKRWGMPAIAITDHGCVQAFPDANHALDKGDPFKLIYGVEGYLVDDLKQLVENSRNQGLSDSYVVFDIETTGFSSSRNRIIEIGAVKVINGIITDKFSSFVNPDVPIPFEIEQLTGINDNMVLPFPKIDEILPQFLEFCGDSVLVAHNASFDVGFIAYNASRLNLAFDPTVIDTVALARLLLPKLNRYKLDTVAKALNISLENHHRAVDDAGCTAEIFVAFVRMIRERGVETLDELNGLSTMTADMIKKLPTYHVIILASNDVGRVNLYRLISYSHINYYARRPRIPKSVLNKYREGLIVGSACEAGELYQALLRGVSDAEVAKLVHFYDYLEIQPLGNNAFMLRDEKSSIKSEQDLIDINKRIVSLGEQFGKPVCATCDVHFLDPEDEVYRRIIMTGQGFKDSDDQAPLYLRTTEEMLKEFGYLGPNKAEEVVIKNTRKIADMCEKISPVRPDKCAPVIENSDEDLRKICYDRAYAIYGETLPTIVTERLERELHSIISNGFAVMYIIAQKLVWKSNEDGYLVGSRGSVGSSFVAYLSGITEVNSLSPHYYCASCHYYDFDSEEVKQFSGMAGCDMPDKVCPVCGLPLAKDGFDIPFETFLGFKGDKEPDIDLNFSGEYQSKAHDYTEVIFGKGQTFRAGTIGTLADKTAFGYVKNYYEEHGVRKRNCEISRIVQGCVGVRRTTGQHPGGIIVLPHGEEIYSFTPVQRPANDMTTMTVTTHFDYHSIDHNLLKLDILGHDDPTMIRMLQDLIGFDPVKDIPLDSKEVMSLFQDTSALKITPEDIGGCKLGALGVPEFGTDFAMQMLIDTQPKYFSDLVRIAGLAHGTDVWLGNAQALIQEGKATIQTAICTRDDIMVYLISMGIEEGLSFSIMESVRKGKGLKKEWEEEMTAHGVPDWYIWSCKKIKYMFPKAHAAAYVMMAWRIAYCKVFYPLAYYASFFSIRANGFSYELMCQGRDKLEYYLADYRKRIDTLSKKEQDTLRDMRIVQEMYARGYDFMPIDIYRAKARHFQIIDDKLMPSLSSIDGLGEKAADAVVDSVKDGAFLSREDFRNRTKVSKTVCDLMGDLGLLFELPESNQLSLFDLG from the coding sequence ATGTCAAAAAGATTTTTGGAGGTTTTTCCAAGTTTACATATTACAGAGGAATTAAGGGAGCTTTTAAATCTGGTGGAAGTGGAGAAGGTCGCTTTAGGCAGGGATAGAAGCTCTATTCGCATTTACCTCATGAGCCCGAGACTTATACATAAACAAAATATTTACGGGCTGGAAAAGGGGATCAAGGACCAGCTTTTTCCTTCCAAGCGGATTACCATAAAGATTATCGAACGGTTCCGTTTATCGGGCCAGTATACGCCTCAGAAGCTATTAAAAGCCTATAAGGAAAGCCTTTTAATGGAACTTAAAAATTACAGCATTATTGAATATAACATGTTCCGTAAGGCGGAATTCCAGTTTCCTGAACCGGATCTTCTTAAGATGACGGTGGAGGATACCATAGTTACCCATGAAAAGGCCGGGGACTTAAAACGGGTTCTGGAAAAGATTTTCCAGGAACGGTGCAGCTTGCCGGTAGAGGTCCAGTATGAATATGTGGAACCCAAGGAAAACGAGCTGGCAAAACAAAAAGAGCTTCAGATGCAGCGGGAGGTAGCGGAAATTGTAAGCCGTACCTCCTTTGCGATAAAGAATGATGAAGACCAGATTGAGTATGGTGCCGGGACCGGTGAGGGAGCTGGCGGTCCTTCCATGGCAGATGGCATTTCTTTGGATGCCCTGACTGCAGAATATACGGCTTTTGCTCCAGCAGACCAGGCTTCTAAGGCTCCTGCGCCCGCACTGCGTATGGGAGGGAAGAAGGAAGCTGCTAAGACCGGCGATTCAGATTCCGGGAAAAAGGAGTGGAAGGACTTTAAGAAGGGCAGCGGCTCCTACGGACGCCGTTCAGACAATCCGGATGTATTGTACGGACGTGACTTTGACGGGGAAATCATAGAGATTGAAAAGATTGATGGTGAGATCGGGGAAGTTGCCATCAGAGGCAAGATTTTAACTGTGGACAGCAGAGAACTGAGAAGCCAGAAGACCATCATGATCTTTGATGTGACGGATTTTACAGATACGATCACGGTGAAAATGTTTGCCAGGGAAGAGCAGATTGATGATTTAAAAGCAGCAGTGGTACAGGGAAGCTTTATACGCATCAAGGGTGTTACCACCATTGATAAATTTGACGGTGAGCTGACTCTCGGATCAGTGGTTGGAATCAAGAAATCCGAGGACTTTACCGGGAAGAGGGTGGATAACAGCCTTGAAAAGAGGGTGGAGCTCCATTGCCATACAAAAATGAGCGATATGGATGGCGTATCAGAGGTCAAGGATATCGTAAAACGGGCAAAGCGATGGGGAATGCCTGCGATAGCCATAACCGATCACGGCTGTGTCCAGGCCTTCCCGGATGCCAATCATGCTCTGGATAAAGGAGATCCCTTTAAGCTGATCTATGGCGTGGAAGGATATCTGGTAGATGATTTAAAGCAGTTAGTGGAAAATTCCAGAAACCAGGGCTTATCGGATTCCTATGTTGTATTCGATATCGAGACAACAGGGTTTAGTTCTTCCAGGAACCGGATCATCGAAATCGGAGCGGTAAAGGTAATTAATGGGATCATTACGGATAAATTCAGCTCTTTTGTAAATCCTGATGTGCCCATTCCTTTTGAGATCGAGCAGCTTACAGGCATCAATGACAATATGGTTCTTCCTTTCCCTAAAATCGATGAAATACTGCCGCAGTTTCTGGAGTTTTGCGGGGATTCGGTCCTGGTAGCTCATAATGCATCCTTTGATGTGGGCTTTATCGCCTATAATGCATCCAGGCTTAACCTGGCCTTTGATCCTACAGTTATTGATACGGTGGCGCTTGCAAGGCTTCTCCTTCCGAAGCTTAACCGCTATAAGCTGGATACGGTTGCAAAGGCGCTTAATATTTCCCTGGAGAACCATCACAGAGCGGTAGACGATGCAGGTTGTACGGCTGAAATATTCGTGGCATTTGTGAGAATGATCCGGGAACGGGGTGTGGAAACCCTTGACGAGCTTAATGGTCTAAGTACCATGACGGCGGATATGATTAAAAAGCTTCCTACCTATCATGTGATCATATTGGCTTCCAATGATGTGGGAAGGGTAAACCTTTACCGTTTGATCTCTTATTCCCACATTAATTATTATGCCAGAAGACCCAGGATTCCCAAAAGTGTTCTGAATAAATATCGGGAAGGACTGATCGTAGGCTCCGCCTGTGAAGCAGGGGAACTGTATCAGGCCCTTCTTCGTGGCGTTTCCGACGCAGAGGTTGCAAAACTGGTTCACTTTTATGACTATTTGGAAATACAGCCCTTGGGAAACAATGCCTTTATGCTTAGGGATGAGAAAAGTTCAATAAAGTCGGAACAGGACTTGATCGACATTAACAAAAGGATCGTAAGCCTTGGAGAGCAGTTTGGTAAGCCGGTTTGTGCCACTTGTGATGTTCACTTTCTGGATCCGGAGGATGAGGTTTACCGAAGGATCATTATGACCGGCCAGGGCTTTAAGGATTCCGACGATCAGGCGCCTTTGTACTTGCGTACCACAGAGGAAATGCTGAAAGAATTTGGATACCTGGGGCCAAATAAGGCGGAAGAGGTAGTAATAAAAAACACAAGAAAAATTGCCGACATGTGTGAAAAGATCTCTCCGGTACGTCCGGATAAATGTGCTCCCGTCATTGAGAATTCCGATGAAGACTTAAGAAAAATCTGTTATGACAGGGCCTATGCCATTTACGGTGAAACCCTTCCGACAATCGTTACGGAGCGGCTGGAGAGAGAGCTTCATTCCATCATATCCAATGGGTTTGCGGTTATGTATATCATTGCCCAGAAGCTGGTTTGGAAATCCAATGAGGATGGGTATCTGGTAGGCTCCCGAGGCTCTGTCGGTTCTTCCTTTGTAGCTTATCTGTCAGGAATTACGGAGGTAAACTCCTTAAGCCCACATTATTATTGTGCGTCCTGTCATTATTATGATTTTGATTCAGAGGAAGTTAAACAGTTCTCCGGTATGGCGGGATGTGATATGCCGGATAAGGTTTGCCCGGTGTGCGGACTTCCACTGGCAAAAGACGGATTTGATATTCCCTTTGAAACCTTCCTGGGCTTTAAGGGGGACAAGGAGCCGGATATTGACTTAAACTTCTCCGGTGAGTATCAAAGTAAGGCTCATGACTATACCGAGGTTATTTTTGGCAAAGGCCAGACGTTCCGGGCAGGGACCATTGGTACTCTGGCAGATAAGACTGCCTTTGGTTATGTAAAAAATTATTATGAAGAGCATGGGGTAAGAAAGCGGAATTGTGAGATCAGCCGGATCGTGCAAGGCTGTGTTGGGGTCAGAAGAACCACCGGACAGCATCCGGGTGGAATTATTGTACTTCCTCATGGAGAGGAGATCTATTCCTTTACTCCGGTTCAGCGGCCTGCCAATGATATGACCACCATGACGGTAACCACCCATTTTGATTACCATTCCATTGACCATAACTTACTGAAGCTTGATATTCTGGGGCACGATGATCCTACCATGATCCGTATGCTTCAGGATCTGATTGGTTTTGATCCGGTAAAGGATATTCCTCTTGACAGCAAGGAGGTCATGTCGCTGTTTCAGGACACCTCAGCCTTAAAAATCACGCCGGAGGATATTGGAGGATGTAAGCTTGGAGCCCTTGGGGTTCCGGAGTTTGGTACGGACTTTGCCATGCAGATGTTAATTGACACGCAGCCCAAGTATTTCTCTGACCTGGTACGTATTGCCGGCCTTGCCCATGGTACGGATGTGTGGCTGGGTAACGCCCAGGCCCTGATCCAGGAGGGAAAGGCTACCATTCAGACGGCAATCTGTACCCGTGACGATATCATGGTCTATTTAATATCAATGGGAATCGAAGAGGGACTGTCCTTTTCTATTATGGAGAGCGTCCGAAAGGGAAAAGGGTTAAAGAAAGAGTGGGAGGAGGAGATGACCGCCCACGGAGTTCCGGACTGGTATATCTGGTCTTGTAAAAAGATCAAGTACATGTTCCCTAAGGCCCATGCTGCCGCCTATGTTATGATGGCCTGGCGTATTGCCTATTGCAAGGTGTTTTATCCTCTGGCTTATTATGCCTCCTTCTTTAGTATTCGTGCCAATGGCTTCAGTTATGAGCTGATGTGCCAGGGACGGGATAAGCTGGAATATTATCTGGCTGACTATAGGAAGCGGATCGACACTCTTTCAAAAAAAGAGCAGGATACACTAAGGGATATGAGAATCGTACAGGAGATGTATGCCAGAGGGTATGACTTTATGCCCATCGATATTTACCGGGCAAAGGCAAGGCATTTCCAGATCATTGACGACAAACTGATGCCGTCCTTAAGCAGCATTGACGGATTGGGTGAAAAAGCGGCTGATGCCGTCGTGGATTCGGTGAAAGATGGAGCGTTCCTATCAAGGGAAGATTTCAGAAACAGGACAAAGGTCAGCAAGACCGTCTGTGATCTGATGGGAGATTTAGGACTTCTTTTTGAACTCCCGGAATCCAATCAGCTGTCCTTATTTGACCTGGGCTGA
- a CDS encoding phosphatidate cytidylyltransferase — MFTTRLISGVILVIIALFTVGSGGVLLFATTLSISMIGLFELYRVMKIQKNPLGYMGYLTALSYYGLLWFHGEQFMMLMSIAFLMTLMSIYVFAFPRYQMEEVTVAFFGVFYVTVMLSYLYQVRAMADGKYLVWLVFLSSWGCDTCAYCVGMLIGKHRLAPVLSPKKSIEGAIGGVAGAALLGILYATLFGGSMTELRNPQAACGLACAIGAVISQVGDLAASAIKRNHKVKDYGKLIPGHGGILDRFDSMLFTAPAIYFAVTFLR, encoded by the coding sequence ATGTTTACAACCAGACTGATAAGCGGAGTCATTCTCGTTATCATAGCTCTTTTTACAGTTGGAAGCGGGGGAGTATTGCTTTTTGCCACAACCCTTTCCATATCTATGATTGGTTTGTTTGAGTTGTATCGCGTGATGAAGATACAGAAAAACCCATTGGGATATATGGGATATTTAACAGCCTTGTCCTATTATGGGCTGCTGTGGTTTCATGGAGAGCAGTTTATGATGCTCATGTCCATCGCATTTTTGATGACCCTTATGAGTATTTATGTATTTGCCTTTCCAAGGTATCAGATGGAAGAGGTAACGGTGGCCTTTTTTGGAGTTTTTTATGTTACAGTCATGCTGTCCTATCTTTATCAGGTCCGTGCCATGGCAGACGGGAAATATCTGGTGTGGCTGGTATTTTTAAGCTCATGGGGGTGTGATACCTGTGCTTATTGCGTGGGTATGCTTATAGGAAAGCACAGGCTGGCTCCTGTACTCAGCCCTAAAAAGTCCATAGAAGGGGCAATCGGCGGAGTGGCCGGCGCAGCTCTTCTTGGTATTCTTTATGCAACTCTTTTTGGAGGATCCATGACAGAGTTACGCAATCCGCAGGCAGCCTGTGGACTGGCTTGTGCCATTGGCGCGGTAATCTCCCAGGTTGGGGATCTGGCTGCATCTGCAATCAAACGCAATCATAAGGTTAAGGATTATGGAAAATTGATTCCGGGCCATGGGGGAATTCTGGACCGTTTTGACAGTATGCTCTTTACGGCGCCTGCCATTTATTTTGCAGTAACATTTTTACGTTAA
- a CDS encoding 1-deoxy-D-xylulose-5-phosphate reductoisomerase, translating into MRKIAILGSTGSVGKQTLEVAENQKDIEITALAAGSNIRLLEEQIRKFHPKLACVWREDRARELAASVKDLPVRIVSGMEGLIEAATESSAEIVVTAIVGMIGIRPTIAAIEAGKDIALANKETLVTAGHIIMPLAKEQGVRILPVDSEHSAIYQCLNGEDKKAIHKILLTASGGPFRGKTRKELESVQVEDALNHPNWSMGRKITIDSSTMVNKGLEVMEAKWLFGVDMDQVEVVIQPKSVIHSMVEFEDGAVMAQLGTPDMKLPIQYALFYPERRYLPGDRLDFWTMNQITFEKPDMVNFPGLKLAYIAGKKGGTLPTVFNAANERAVAKFLNREISYPTITDMIEGAMNGHTVKENPTVEEILEAEAAAYEYIESRW; encoded by the coding sequence ATGAGGAAAATAGCAATCCTGGGTTCAACGGGATCCGTCGGGAAACAAACTCTGGAGGTGGCTGAAAATCAAAAAGATATAGAAATAACCGCCTTGGCGGCAGGCAGTAACATCCGCCTGTTAGAGGAGCAAATCAGAAAATTTCATCCAAAGTTAGCATGCGTATGGAGAGAAGATAGGGCCAGGGAACTGGCGGCTTCGGTAAAGGATTTGCCGGTCCGCATTGTTTCAGGAATGGAAGGCCTTATTGAAGCTGCCACAGAAAGCTCTGCTGAAATTGTGGTCACTGCCATCGTTGGAATGATAGGAATCCGTCCTACCATCGCAGCCATTGAGGCGGGAAAGGACATTGCTCTTGCCAACAAGGAAACCCTTGTAACTGCCGGACATATTATTATGCCTTTAGCAAAGGAACAAGGAGTGAGGATTCTCCCTGTGGACAGCGAGCACAGTGCTATTTATCAGTGCTTAAACGGGGAAGATAAAAAAGCCATACATAAGATCCTTTTGACAGCGTCCGGCGGTCCTTTCCGGGGAAAAACCAGAAAAGAGCTGGAGTCTGTGCAGGTGGAGGATGCGTTAAATCATCCCAACTGGTCTATGGGCAGGAAAATTACCATTGATTCCTCCACTATGGTCAATAAAGGCCTGGAAGTAATGGAAGCAAAATGGCTTTTTGGCGTGGATATGGACCAGGTAGAAGTGGTGATCCAGCCTAAGAGTGTGATTCATTCCATGGTGGAGTTTGAGGATGGAGCTGTCATGGCCCAGCTTGGAACGCCTGATATGAAGCTTCCGATCCAGTATGCTCTTTTCTATCCGGAGAGGAGATATCTTCCCGGAGATCGTCTGGATTTCTGGACCATGAATCAAATAACTTTTGAAAAACCGGATATGGTAAATTTTCCTGGTTTAAAATTGGCATATATTGCCGGAAAAAAAGGCGGAACTCTTCCAACTGTTTTCAATGCTGCCAATGAACGGGCAGTTGCCAAATTTTTAAACAGAGAAATTTCATATCCAACCATAACTGATATGATAGAGGGAGCTATGAACGGGCATACTGTAAAAGAGAATCCAACAGTAGAGGAAATTCTTGAAGCAGAGGCTGCAGCTTATGAATATATAGAAAGCAGGTGGTAA
- the rseP gene encoding RIP metalloprotease RseP, with translation MSSVIVAILVFGLIVLIHELGHFLFAKMNGIAVVEFSIGMGPRLVRFKKGETIYSIKALPLGGSCMMLGEDEENPDERAFQNKSIPARMSVIAAGPIFNFILAFFLAVILVGLNGYDTTYIKEVTENSPAYEAGIQPGDKLLRINGESVSMYRDYILYKLLKPEEKMNLVEYSRMDPTTGAESIHSVSVNPQYSKETGKYLIGIIIAPENKKAASFGELVKYGYMEMKYDVKLTVKSLGMLFTGKASVNDLSGPVGIVVMIDDSVKAGLTVSVVAALMNVISMCILLSANLGVMNLLPIPALDGGRLLFLIIEAIRGKRMDPEKEGLVNLISMAALMALMIFVVFNDISRFT, from the coding sequence TTGTCCAGCGTTATCGTAGCGATTCTGGTTTTTGGGCTGATCGTATTAATTCATGAATTAGGGCATTTTTTATTCGCAAAAATGAACGGAATCGCGGTGGTTGAGTTTTCAATCGGCATGGGGCCAAGGTTGGTCCGTTTTAAAAAAGGTGAGACTATTTATTCTATAAAGGCGCTGCCTTTGGGCGGTTCCTGTATGATGCTGGGAGAAGATGAGGAAAATCCCGATGAGCGGGCATTCCAGAACAAATCGATTCCTGCCCGGATGTCAGTAATTGCAGCCGGTCCTATCTTTAATTTTATTTTAGCCTTTTTCCTGGCTGTTATTCTCGTAGGGCTGAACGGATATGATACGACCTATATAAAGGAAGTAACAGAAAATTCGCCTGCTTATGAGGCAGGAATCCAGCCGGGAGATAAGCTGCTTCGGATCAATGGGGAAAGTGTATCCATGTATCGGGATTACATTCTTTATAAGCTTTTAAAGCCTGAGGAAAAGATGAATCTTGTGGAATATTCCAGAATGGATCCAACGACCGGAGCTGAAAGCATTCATTCTGTTTCCGTTAATCCACAGTACTCAAAGGAAACCGGGAAATATCTGATTGGTATTATCATTGCTCCGGAGAATAAAAAGGCCGCCTCTTTTGGTGAGCTGGTAAAATATGGTTATATGGAAATGAAATACGATGTAAAGCTGACAGTTAAAAGCCTTGGCATGCTCTTTACCGGTAAGGCCAGTGTTAATGATTTAAGCGGTCCGGTGGGCATTGTGGTCATGATTGATGATTCTGTTAAGGCTGGGCTTACAGTCAGCGTTGTAGCGGCACTTATGAATGTGATCAGCATGTGTATCCTGCTGAGCGCAAACTTAGGCGTTATGAATCTTCTTCCGATCCCCGCCCTTGATGGGGGGAGGCTTTTGTTTCTGATAATTGAAGCCATCAGAGGCAAGCGTATGGATCCGGAAAAGGAGGGCCTGGTTAATTTAATCAGCATGGCAGCTCTTATGGCCCTCATGATTTTTGTGGTATTTAACGATATCAGCAGGTTTACGTGA
- the ispG gene encoding flavodoxin-dependent (E)-4-hydroxy-3-methylbut-2-enyl-diphosphate synthase, whose protein sequence is MSREKTRVIRIGDRVIGGGNPVLIQSMCNTKTQDVNATVGQIKALTEAGCDIIRVAVPDMEAAAALKQIKKQISIPLVADIHFDYRLAIASIESGADKIRINPGNIGSADRVRAVVEKAREYDIPIRVGVNSGSLEKNLIEKYGGVTAEGIVESALQKVRMIEELGYENLVISIKSSNVLMCVKAHELIARRSDYPLHVGITEAGTYVSGTIKSSVGLGIILHEGIGDTIRVSLTGDPVEEVKTAKLILKTLGLRKGGVEVVSCPTCGRTRIDLISLANQVEKLVSEFDHLDIKVAVMGCVVNGPGEAREADLGIAGGIGEGLLMKKGEIIRKVPEDELLQALKEELMKMQ, encoded by the coding sequence ATGAGCAGAGAGAAAACAAGAGTTATCCGCATTGGAGACAGGGTGATCGGCGGAGGAAATCCGGTTCTGATCCAGTCTATGTGCAATACGAAAACGCAGGATGTGAATGCGACAGTAGGTCAGATTAAAGCTCTGACAGAGGCTGGCTGCGATATCATCCGGGTTGCAGTGCCGGACATGGAAGCGGCGGCTGCCTTAAAGCAGATAAAGAAGCAGATCTCCATTCCACTGGTAGCGGATATTCACTTTGATTACCGGCTGGCCATCGCTTCCATAGAATCCGGAGCGGATAAGATCCGGATTAACCCAGGGAATATCGGTTCGGCCGACCGGGTCCGGGCGGTTGTGGAAAAGGCCAGGGAATATGATATTCCCATCCGGGTAGGTGTAAACAGTGGTTCCCTTGAAAAGAATCTGATAGAAAAATACGGTGGAGTGACTGCAGAAGGTATTGTGGAAAGCGCTCTTCAAAAGGTACGGATGATTGAGGAACTGGGATATGAAAATCTTGTCATCAGTATTAAATCTTCCAATGTGCTCATGTGCGTAAAAGCCCATGAACTGATTGCCAGGCGGTCGGATTATCCTCTTCATGTAGGAATAACCGAAGCAGGCACTTATGTCTCCGGGACAATCAAATCCTCGGTGGGTCTGGGAATCATTCTTCATGAAGGAATCGGAGATACCATCCGTGTATCTTTAACAGGAGACCCGGTGGAGGAAGTGAAGACCGCAAAGCTGATTTTAAAGACACTTGGTTTAAGAAAAGGCGGTGTGGAAGTGGTATCCTGCCCGACCTGCGGAAGGACCAGGATCGATCTGATCTCTTTGGCAAACCAGGTGGAAAAACTGGTTTCGGAATTCGACCATCTGGATATTAAGGTAGCTGTTATGGGCTGCGTAGTAAATGGACCGGGAGAAGCCAGGGAAGCAGATCTTGGAATTGCAGGAGGAATCGGAGAAGGCCTCTTGATGAAAAAAGGAGAGATTATCCGTAAGGTACCGGAAGATGAACTGCTTCAGGCCCTAAAGGAAGAGCTTATGAAGATGCAATAG
- the frr gene encoding ribosome recycling factor, which yields MQESLQVYEDKMNKTLKALENDYMTIRAGRANPHVLDKIRVDYYGTPTPIQQVGNISIPEARMIVIQPWEKSLLKAIEKAILTSELGINPTNDGNIIRLVFPELTEERRKDLVKDVKKKGEASKVAIRNIRRDANDLFKKQLKAEEISEDEQAEAEDKIQKLTDKMIAQVDKMIEEKSKDLLTV from the coding sequence ATGCAGGAAAGTTTACAGGTTTACGAAGACAAGATGAACAAGACATTAAAAGCGCTGGAGAATGACTATATGACAATCCGCGCAGGACGTGCCAACCCGCATGTTCTGGATAAAATAAGAGTGGATTATTATGGTACACCGACTCCTATCCAGCAGGTGGGCAACATTTCTATTCCGGAAGCCCGTATGATTGTGATCCAGCCATGGGAGAAGAGTCTGTTAAAGGCAATTGAAAAAGCAATTCTCACTTCTGAACTGGGAATCAACCCAACGAATGACGGCAATATAATCCGCCTTGTATTTCCGGAGCTTACGGAGGAACGCAGAAAGGATCTGGTTAAGGATGTTAAGAAAAAAGGAGAGGCTTCCAAGGTCGCTATCCGTAACATCCGCCGTGATGCCAATGACTTATTTAAAAAGCAGTTAAAGGCAGAGGAAATTTCTGAAGATGAACAGGCAGAGGCTGAAGACAAGATTCAGAAGCTGACAGACAAGATGATCGCCCAGGTAGACAAAATGATTGAAGAAAAGTCAAAGGATCTTCTTACTGTATAA